A stretch of Amycolatopsis balhimycina FH 1894 DNA encodes these proteins:
- a CDS encoding bifunctional adenosylcobinamide kinase/adenosylcobinamide-phosphate guanylyltransferase: protein MTVPNAASAEKRTSAGLRHRLAGSLETLARALRRSGRDEGKVLVLGGVRSGKSRHAERLVDRHPHLVYVAPGLPAGEDDPEWAARVAAHQARRPAHWKTVETTDLAGILRSATEPLLIDCLGTWLSRVLDDVGAWRQKPGWEHRLDDRLEDFLAAWAAARVPVVAVSNEVGSGVVPATSSGRLFRDVLGALNNRVSADADRVVLVVAGRALDL from the coding sequence ATGACTGTGCCCAATGCCGCCTCCGCGGAGAAACGTACATCGGCGGGGCTGCGCCACCGGCTCGCCGGGTCTCTCGAGACCCTGGCACGGGCACTGCGCCGGTCCGGACGCGACGAAGGCAAGGTGCTGGTCCTCGGCGGCGTCCGCTCGGGGAAGTCGCGGCACGCCGAGCGGCTCGTCGATCGCCACCCGCACCTCGTCTACGTCGCGCCCGGCCTGCCCGCGGGCGAGGACGACCCCGAGTGGGCCGCGCGGGTAGCCGCGCACCAGGCGCGGCGGCCGGCGCACTGGAAGACCGTCGAGACCACCGACCTGGCCGGGATCCTGCGCTCGGCGACCGAACCGCTGCTGATCGACTGCCTCGGCACCTGGCTGTCCCGTGTGCTGGACGACGTCGGCGCGTGGCGCCAGAAGCCGGGCTGGGAGCACCGGCTGGACGACCGGCTCGAGGACTTCCTCGCCGCGTGGGCCGCGGCGCGGGTGCCGGTGGTCGCGGTCAGCAACGAGGTCGGCAGCGGTGTGGTGCCCGCAACGTCGTCCGGACGGCTGTTCCGTGATGTGCTGGGCGCACTCAACAACCGGGTGTCCGCCGACGCCGACCGGGTCGTGCTGGTCGTCGCGGGCCGGGCGCTCGACCTGTAG
- a CDS encoding cobalamin biosynthesis protein translates to MPLRLGTTAAGLVTGYVADALFGDPRQGHPVAVFGTAAARLERRLWADSKPRGVAYAGLCTFGAVGLGVALQTATRRRPFARFVVTAASTWVVLGGRGLATEGAEMARLLEAGEVPEARQRLSHLCARDATTLDSAELTRAATESIAENTSDAVVAPLFWGAVAGVPGLLGYRALNTLDAMVGYRSARYRRFGWAAARADDVANLVPSRIGAALTVVCAGGRARESWRIWRRDGGRHPSPNAGQVEAAFAGALGIRLGGTNSYGGEIESRSRLGEGRDPQPADLRRAVRLSRLVGAAAVLIAATAAPTTPRGAAPDQSIGSPAGTTAARRSVDNSAGAAWAVDKKRSKRGNRRAGVAR, encoded by the coding sequence GTGCCACTCCGTCTAGGGACAACCGCAGCCGGACTCGTTACCGGATATGTCGCCGACGCACTGTTCGGTGACCCCCGACAGGGGCATCCGGTCGCCGTCTTCGGTACCGCCGCGGCCCGCCTCGAACGTCGCCTGTGGGCTGATTCGAAGCCACGTGGAGTCGCGTACGCGGGGTTGTGCACCTTCGGGGCGGTAGGCCTCGGCGTCGCGCTTCAGACGGCGACGCGGCGACGCCCCTTCGCGCGCTTCGTGGTCACGGCCGCATCTACCTGGGTCGTGCTCGGGGGACGCGGTCTCGCCACCGAAGGCGCCGAAATGGCCCGGTTGCTCGAAGCGGGCGAAGTGCCTGAAGCGCGTCAGAGGCTCTCGCACCTCTGCGCGCGCGACGCGACGACGCTCGACTCCGCCGAGCTCACCCGCGCGGCCACCGAGTCGATCGCCGAGAACACCTCGGACGCCGTGGTCGCGCCGCTGTTCTGGGGCGCCGTCGCCGGGGTGCCGGGTCTCCTCGGCTATCGCGCCCTCAACACCCTCGACGCGATGGTCGGCTACCGCTCGGCGCGCTACCGGCGCTTCGGCTGGGCCGCGGCGCGCGCCGACGACGTCGCCAACCTCGTGCCGTCGCGGATCGGCGCCGCGCTCACGGTGGTGTGCGCGGGCGGCCGGGCGCGGGAGTCCTGGCGGATCTGGCGCCGCGACGGCGGACGGCACCCGAGCCCGAACGCGGGCCAGGTGGAAGCCGCGTTCGCCGGCGCGCTGGGCATCCGGCTCGGCGGGACGAACAGCTACGGCGGCGAGATCGAGAGCCGCTCCCGGCTCGGCGAAGGCCGCGACCCGCAGCCGGCGGACCTGCGCCGCGCGGTGCGCTTGTCCCGCCTGGTCGGGGCAGCGGCGGTGCTGATCGCCGCGACCGCAGCCCCCACCACTCCCCGGGGGGCGGCCCCTGACCAGTCTATCGGCTCCCCGGCCGGCACAACCGCCGCTCGGCGATCTGTGGACAACTCCGCCGGTGCCGCGTGGGCTGTGGACAAAAAGCGGAGCAAGCGCGGGAACCGTCGCGCCGGGGTGGCACGATGA
- a CDS encoding CbtB domain-containing protein, whose protein sequence is MTQTAVPAVPLPIRIPIREIVPWAVFVVLLALIALYFVSAEQGATAVFANSYVHEFVHDGRHLLAFPCH, encoded by the coding sequence ATGACCCAGACGGCAGTTCCCGCCGTTCCGCTCCCGATCCGCATCCCGATCCGTGAGATCGTGCCGTGGGCGGTGTTCGTGGTGCTCCTCGCCCTGATCGCGCTCTACTTCGTGAGCGCCGAACAGGGCGCGACGGCGGTCTTCGCGAACTCCTACGTCCACGAGTTCGTGCACGACGGCCGGCACCTGCTGGCCTTCCCCTGCCACTGA
- the cobT gene encoding nicotinate-nucleotide--dimethylbenzimidazole phosphoribosyltransferase, whose amino-acid sequence MFDVPVPDPAARAAALDRLDGLVKPLGALGRLEEIAAWLAAAHGSVPPRPLDDVRVVVFAGDHGVSALSAYPREVTAAMVRVFLAGKSGVNVLAAQVGAKVRVADIGVDWDGADVPPEVTAHKIRRGSGSIDVEDALLPGEAQAAFEAGRAIALEEREADVLIPGDMGIGNTAVCAALVAASLGLPAAEVVGTGTGVDAAGLERKTAAVAAALTRTAGRTEDPFERLTALGSACAAATAGFLVQAAALGIPVLLDGVFSGAAALVARDIAPGAEQWWLAGHRSTEPSQAFALKALGLEPILDFGLRLGEGSGAVQAVPTLRAARAILAEMGLLADLA is encoded by the coding sequence GTGTTCGACGTACCCGTGCCCGACCCCGCCGCCCGCGCCGCCGCGCTGGACCGGCTCGACGGCCTGGTCAAGCCGCTCGGCGCGCTGGGCAGGCTGGAAGAGATCGCCGCCTGGCTGGCCGCCGCGCACGGCAGCGTGCCGCCGCGCCCCCTGGACGACGTCCGCGTGGTCGTCTTCGCGGGCGACCACGGCGTGTCGGCGCTCTCGGCGTACCCGCGTGAAGTGACCGCGGCGATGGTCCGGGTGTTCCTGGCCGGCAAGAGCGGGGTGAACGTGCTGGCCGCGCAGGTCGGCGCGAAGGTGCGGGTGGCCGACATCGGCGTCGACTGGGACGGCGCGGACGTGCCGCCCGAGGTGACGGCCCACAAGATCCGCCGCGGCTCGGGCTCGATCGACGTCGAGGACGCGTTGTTGCCGGGCGAAGCCCAGGCGGCGTTCGAAGCGGGCCGGGCGATCGCGCTCGAGGAGCGCGAGGCGGACGTGCTGATCCCGGGAGACATGGGAATCGGCAACACGGCGGTGTGCGCGGCGCTGGTCGCGGCGTCACTGGGCCTGCCGGCGGCGGAGGTGGTCGGCACGGGCACCGGAGTCGACGCGGCGGGCCTGGAGAGGAAGACGGCGGCGGTCGCGGCGGCGTTGACGCGGACGGCCGGCCGCACGGAGGACCCGTTCGAGCGCTTGACGGCGTTGGGCAGCGCGTGCGCGGCGGCGACGGCGGGCTTCCTGGTCCAGGCGGCGGCGCTCGGCATCCCGGTGCTGCTGGACGGAGTCTTTTCCGGCGCGGCGGCGTTGGTGGCGCGCGACATCGCACCGGGAGCGGAGCAGTGGTGGCTGGCCGGGCACCGCTCGACGGAACCTTCGCAGGCGTTCGCGTTGAAGGCGCTGGGCCTGGAGCCGATCTTGGACTTCGGGCTGCGGCTCGGCGAAGGAAGCGGGGCGGTGCAGGCGGTACCGACGCTGCGCGCCGCCCGCGCGATCTTGGCCGAAATGGGCTTGCTGGCCGACCTGGCATGA
- a CDS encoding cobyrinate a,c-diamide synthase — MVARVVIAAPGSGHGKTTIAAGLMAALRAAGHRVSGHKVGPDFIDPGYHALATGRPARNLDPFLQGEDRLVPLLRHGSRDAGIAVIEGVMGLFDGALGTEGYASTAHVARLLDAPVVLVVDASAASRSVAATVLGFAHYDNRVRLAGVILNKLGSQRHLDEIASALEATGVPLLGALYRNEEIHAPSRHLGLVPAAERAAEAQRVLPALAAWVTDGVDVEAIVRIASGAPRLSAAPWEPSGVDGSRVTVAAAGGPAFTFRYTENVELLAACGVDVVDVDPLRDKALPDGCAGLYFGGGFPEVHAAELSANTALRTEVASAIERGMPVSAECAGLLYLCQSLDGVPMVGAVPADAKMTARGKLGYRRAVAVEDNLLATAGQRVTGHEFHRTEVTPSHGGSAAWGWDRQLDGFASPTLHASYLHVHWAGYPELAHRFAASARAYGGG; from the coding sequence GTGGTAGCGCGCGTGGTCATCGCCGCGCCCGGCTCCGGGCACGGCAAGACCACGATCGCCGCCGGGCTGATGGCGGCGCTGCGGGCGGCCGGGCACCGCGTTTCCGGGCACAAGGTCGGGCCCGACTTCATCGACCCGGGCTACCACGCCCTCGCCACCGGACGTCCCGCGCGCAACCTGGACCCGTTCCTGCAGGGTGAGGACCGGCTGGTTCCCTTGCTGCGGCACGGCTCCCGCGACGCCGGCATCGCGGTCATCGAGGGCGTCATGGGCCTGTTCGACGGGGCTTTGGGCACCGAGGGCTACGCGTCGACCGCGCACGTGGCCCGTCTTCTGGACGCGCCGGTGGTACTGGTCGTCGACGCTTCGGCGGCTTCGCGCAGTGTCGCCGCGACGGTCCTGGGGTTCGCCCACTACGACAACCGGGTGCGGCTCGCCGGCGTCATCCTCAACAAGCTCGGCTCGCAGCGGCACCTCGACGAAATCGCGTCCGCGCTGGAAGCCACCGGCGTCCCGCTGCTGGGCGCGTTGTACCGCAACGAAGAGATCCACGCGCCGAGCAGGCACCTCGGGCTCGTCCCGGCGGCGGAACGGGCCGCGGAGGCGCAACGCGTGCTGCCCGCGCTCGCTGCGTGGGTGACCGACGGCGTCGACGTCGAGGCGATCGTCCGGATCGCTTCCGGGGCGCCGCGGCTTTCGGCGGCACCGTGGGAACCGTCCGGTGTGGACGGTTCCCGAGTGACGGTCGCGGCCGCGGGCGGGCCGGCGTTCACCTTCCGCTACACCGAAAACGTCGAGTTGCTGGCCGCGTGCGGCGTCGATGTCGTCGACGTCGATCCCTTGCGGGACAAGGCGTTGCCGGACGGCTGCGCCGGGCTGTACTTCGGTGGCGGGTTCCCCGAGGTGCACGCGGCCGAGCTGTCGGCGAACACGGCGTTGCGGACCGAAGTGGCTTCCGCGATCGAACGCGGGATGCCGGTGAGCGCCGAATGCGCGGGCCTGTTGTACCTGTGCCAATCCCTGGACGGCGTGCCGATGGTCGGCGCGGTGCCCGCGGACGCGAAGATGACCGCCCGCGGCAAGCTCGGCTACCGGCGCGCGGTCGCCGTCGAGGACAACCTGCTGGCGACGGCCGGCCAGCGCGTCACCGGGCACGAATTCCACCGCACCGAGGTGACGCCGTCGCACGGCGGCTCGGCGGCCTGGGGCTGGGACCGGCAGCTGGACGGCTTCGCGTCGCCGACGTTGCACGCGTCCTACCTGCACGTCCACTGGGCCGGGTACCCCGAGCTGGCGCACCGGTTCGCCGCGAGCGCCCGGGCGTATGGCGGTGGCTGA
- a CDS encoding cobyric acid synthase encodes MTGLLVAGTTSDAGKSLVTAGICRWLARRGVRVAPFKAQNMSNNSMVCADGAEIGRAQWVQARAAGVEPEAAMNPVLLKPGSDRRSHVVALGKPFGTLEAGEYATGRAGLAEIAFGAFEDLSARYDVVVCEGAGSPAEINLRGGDYVNMGLARRFGLPVVVVGDIDRGGVLAAMFGTLALLSAEDQALVAGWVVNKFRGDVGLLRPGLDSLEKVTGRPVLGVLPWLDRVWIDSEDALAAAGWRREAQNTGLDVAVVRFPRASNATDVDALAAEPGVTVTLTADPDRVAAADVVVLPGSRSTVGDLAWLRERGLDAAVTARAVTGRPVLGICGGYQMLAESIVDDVESGAGEVPGLGLLPAKVTFAAEKVLARPVGEWRGTRVDAYEIHHGSVTSATTTESFLDGMRAGAVWGTMWHGAFENDAFRRAWLTEAAAQAGVSWAPAPDAPGFGELREEMLDKLADAVGEHLDTAVLETLLERGAPPNLPFVPPGAP; translated from the coding sequence ATGACCGGCCTGCTCGTCGCCGGGACGACGTCCGATGCCGGGAAGAGCCTGGTCACCGCCGGGATCTGCCGGTGGCTTGCGCGCCGTGGGGTGCGGGTCGCGCCGTTCAAGGCGCAGAACATGTCCAACAACTCGATGGTCTGCGCCGACGGTGCCGAGATCGGGCGGGCCCAGTGGGTGCAGGCCCGGGCCGCGGGCGTCGAACCCGAGGCGGCGATGAACCCCGTGCTGCTCAAGCCCGGGAGCGATCGGCGCAGCCACGTCGTCGCGCTCGGGAAGCCCTTCGGCACCCTCGAAGCCGGCGAGTACGCCACCGGCCGGGCCGGGCTCGCCGAGATCGCCTTCGGTGCCTTCGAAGACCTCAGCGCCCGGTACGACGTCGTCGTCTGCGAAGGCGCCGGTAGTCCCGCGGAGATCAACCTGCGCGGTGGCGACTACGTCAACATGGGGCTCGCGCGGCGGTTCGGGCTGCCGGTAGTGGTCGTCGGCGACATCGACCGCGGTGGGGTGCTGGCGGCGATGTTCGGCACCCTCGCGCTGCTCTCGGCCGAAGACCAAGCCCTGGTCGCGGGCTGGGTCGTCAACAAGTTCCGCGGGGACGTCGGCCTGCTGCGGCCGGGCCTGGACAGCCTCGAGAAGGTCACCGGGCGGCCCGTGCTCGGTGTCCTGCCGTGGCTCGACCGGGTGTGGATCGACTCGGAGGACGCGCTCGCCGCCGCCGGGTGGCGCCGGGAAGCACAAAACACGGGCCTCGACGTCGCCGTCGTGCGGTTCCCGCGCGCCTCCAACGCCACCGACGTCGACGCACTGGCCGCCGAACCTGGCGTCACCGTCACGCTGACCGCCGACCCCGACCGGGTCGCGGCGGCCGACGTCGTGGTGCTGCCCGGGTCGCGCTCCACCGTCGGCGACCTCGCCTGGCTGCGGGAGCGCGGCCTCGACGCGGCGGTGACGGCCCGGGCCGTCACCGGGCGGCCGGTCCTCGGCATCTGCGGCGGCTACCAGATGCTCGCCGAGTCCATTGTGGACGACGTGGAGTCCGGGGCGGGCGAGGTGCCCGGCCTCGGCCTGCTGCCGGCGAAGGTGACGTTCGCCGCGGAGAAGGTGCTGGCCCGCCCGGTCGGGGAGTGGCGCGGCACCCGGGTGGACGCCTACGAGATCCACCACGGCTCGGTCACGTCGGCGACGACGACCGAGTCCTTTTTGGACGGTATGCGGGCCGGCGCGGTCTGGGGCACGATGTGGCACGGCGCGTTCGAGAACGACGCCTTCCGCCGCGCCTGGCTCACCGAAGCGGCGGCGCAGGCGGGCGTCAGCTGGGCCCCGGCGCCGGACGCCCCCGGTTTCGGCGAGCTGCGCGAGGAAATGCTGGACAAACTGGCGGACGCCGTCGGTGAGCACCTCGACACCGCAGTGCTGGAGACGCTGCTGGAGCGGGGCGCGCCGCCGAACCTGCCGTTCGTCCCGCCCGGCGCGCCCTGA
- a CDS encoding VOC family protein, whose product MPGFNDVAWFEIGAADPAAAERFYGDVFGWKTVQDESASTDPAYRVIDTGGSRGGLARGTEDYAIFTVLVEDVEAACERAAAAGGQVQRPPTVNPVGVKFAHLLDPAGNRFSVFTPPN is encoded by the coding sequence ATGCCTGGATTCAACGACGTCGCGTGGTTCGAGATCGGCGCCGCGGACCCGGCGGCCGCCGAACGGTTCTACGGCGACGTCTTCGGCTGGAAGACAGTCCAGGACGAGTCGGCGAGCACCGACCCGGCGTACCGGGTGATCGACACCGGCGGCTCGCGCGGCGGCCTCGCCAGGGGCACGGAGGACTACGCGATTTTCACCGTGCTCGTCGAGGACGTCGAAGCGGCCTGCGAACGGGCGGCGGCAGCCGGCGGCCAGGTGCAACGGCCGCCGACGGTCAACCCCGTCGGGGTGAAGTTCGCGCACCTGCTCGACCCGGCGGGCAACCGCTTCTCGGTGTTCACCCCGCCAAACTGA
- a CDS encoding DUF4190 domain-containing protein, protein MSEVDSSRRANSTPGAAPPPTRNPFAVASLVLGILGIFGLSLLVAPILGVVALVQIPKRNQTGRGMAIAGIVLSVVWAAVLTGALIVSVGWSTGGGTAPTGQALQAGECYLKQDTDIAKASCTKPHDGQAFATFTLTPPTGASSDDELEQAAAAGCQVRSDEYFGAGVEPDSGEVVTFHPGGADWAAGKHTAVCAVQARGGQYLAPYRR, encoded by the coding sequence ATGTCCGAAGTCGATTCTTCACGCCGGGCGAATTCGACGCCGGGAGCTGCGCCGCCGCCGACGCGCAATCCCTTCGCGGTCGCGTCGCTGGTACTGGGCATCCTCGGCATCTTCGGGTTGTCGCTGCTGGTGGCGCCGATCCTGGGCGTCGTCGCGCTGGTGCAGATACCCAAGCGGAACCAGACCGGGCGCGGCATGGCGATCGCCGGGATCGTGTTGAGTGTGGTGTGGGCCGCGGTGCTCACGGGCGCGCTGATCGTGTCCGTCGGCTGGTCGACCGGCGGCGGCACGGCCCCGACCGGGCAGGCGTTGCAGGCCGGTGAGTGCTACCTCAAGCAGGACACGGACATCGCCAAGGCGTCCTGCACGAAGCCGCACGACGGCCAAGCGTTCGCCACCTTCACCCTGACGCCGCCCACCGGAGCGTCCTCGGACGACGAACTCGAGCAGGCCGCCGCCGCGGGCTGCCAGGTCCGGAGCGACGAGTACTTCGGCGCCGGCGTCGAACCGGACAGCGGAGAGGTCGTGACGTTCCACCCCGGCGGGGCCGACTGGGCGGCGGGCAAGCACACCGCCGTCTGCGCGGTCCAGGCGCGGGGCGGGCAGTACCTGGCGCCGTACCGACGCTGA
- a CDS encoding adenosylcobinamide-GDP ribazoletransferase, whose translation MAVGTLTTVPVPAPRVIDRRVAGRAMLLSPLAAIPLAAAAGGIVWAGSAAGLPALGTAALALGAVALGSRGLHLDGLADTADGLGASYDRAKALEVMRRGDSGPTGVATLVLVLLLQVGALTAANPITAAAGVLVGRCTLSMACARGVPPARPEGLGATVAGSVPRTAAIAVGVAAAGLAVLLPGLPWWRGPLAVLLAYGVAGALLWRCTKRLGGITGDVLGAGVEAAVAAALLALST comes from the coding sequence ATGGCCGTCGGGACGCTGACCACCGTGCCGGTCCCGGCGCCGCGCGTCATCGATCGGCGGGTGGCCGGGCGGGCCATGCTGCTCTCGCCGCTCGCGGCGATTCCCCTGGCCGCTGCCGCCGGGGGGATCGTCTGGGCGGGGTCCGCCGCCGGGCTGCCCGCGCTCGGCACCGCGGCGCTCGCCCTCGGTGCCGTCGCGCTCGGCAGCCGGGGCCTGCACCTCGACGGGCTCGCCGACACCGCCGACGGCCTCGGCGCCTCCTACGACCGCGCCAAGGCCCTCGAGGTCATGCGCCGCGGCGATTCCGGTCCCACCGGGGTCGCGACCCTCGTCCTGGTTCTCCTCCTCCAGGTCGGCGCCCTGACCGCCGCCAACCCGATCACCGCGGCCGCGGGCGTGCTCGTCGGCCGGTGCACGCTCTCGATGGCGTGTGCGCGGGGCGTTCCGCCGGCCCGGCCGGAGGGCTTGGGCGCCACCGTCGCGGGATCAGTGCCCCGCACGGCCGCGATCGCCGTCGGGGTGGCGGCCGCCGGGCTCGCTGTGCTCCTGCCCGGACTGCCGTGGTGGCGCGGGCCGCTCGCGGTCCTCCTCGCCTACGGCGTCGCCGGGGCGCTCCTGTGGCGATGCACCAAGCGGCTCGGCGGCATCACCGGCGACGTCCTCGGCGCCGGTGTCGAAGCCGCCGTCGCGGCCGCGCTGCTCGCGCTGTCAACCTAG
- a CDS encoding helix-turn-helix transcriptional regulator, producing the protein MNRTDRLYALVEELRAVAPRPRSARWLADRFEVSVRTIERDIGALQESGTPIYAEAGRTGGYCLDKAHTMPPVNLTSGEAVAMALALKHLEGTPFRAEGRSALRKLVAAMRREEADAAQDLAACVHLLGGGPIPPMPHVLGIRRVLRIRYVDREGKATRREVEPLGYVGKPAHWYLVAWCRLRREIRAFRTDRITSFTVTAEVPPLRRLRPEDLDIPYGDVEQLSLAG; encoded by the coding sequence GTGAACCGAACCGATCGTCTTTACGCCCTCGTCGAAGAACTGCGCGCCGTCGCGCCGCGGCCGCGCAGCGCGCGGTGGCTCGCGGACCGGTTCGAGGTCAGCGTCCGCACCATCGAACGGGACATCGGCGCCCTTCAGGAGTCCGGCACGCCGATCTACGCCGAGGCCGGCCGCACCGGTGGTTACTGCCTCGACAAGGCGCACACCATGCCGCCGGTCAACCTGACGTCCGGCGAGGCCGTCGCGATGGCACTCGCGCTGAAACACCTGGAGGGCACCCCGTTCCGCGCGGAAGGGCGCTCGGCGCTGCGCAAGCTGGTCGCCGCGATGCGGCGGGAGGAGGCGGATGCGGCGCAGGACCTCGCCGCCTGTGTCCACCTGCTCGGCGGCGGTCCCATCCCGCCGATGCCACACGTGCTCGGTATCCGCCGCGTACTGCGCATCCGGTACGTCGACCGCGAAGGCAAAGCCACCCGGCGGGAGGTCGAGCCGCTCGGCTACGTCGGCAAGCCCGCGCACTGGTACCTCGTGGCCTGGTGCCGGCTGCGCCGGGAGATCCGGGCATTTCGCACCGACCGGATCACCTCCTTCACCGTGACCGCCGAGGTGCCGCCGCTTCGCCGGCTTCGCCCCGAGGACCTCGACATCCCGTACGGCGACGTCGAGCAGCTCAGTTTGGCGGGGTGA
- a CDS encoding MarR family winged helix-turn-helix transcriptional regulator yields the protein MGSVHVDHCKEGVRQFRLPASPSTCRATGLALSWSGAEGGGGVDDRLFRGAGTLWALVPGTEPPTMRDVAARLHCDPSTVSLAADKLQSMGLVARQPHPADGRKRTLTLTEHGHELWDALRTRLHASGLFAGLDAQEQDTLLALLTKMRTPHHP from the coding sequence ATCGGTTCGGTTCACGTCGATCACTGTAAGGAGGGGGTACGACAGTTTCGGTTACCTGCTTCACCAAGTACCTGCCGGGCGACGGGCCTGGCCCTGTCGTGGTCCGGCGCTGAGGGCGGTGGCGGTGTCGATGATCGTCTGTTCCGTGGGGCGGGGACGCTGTGGGCGCTTGTCCCGGGAACCGAGCCGCCGACGATGCGGGATGTGGCAGCCCGCCTGCACTGCGACCCTTCCACGGTGAGTCTCGCCGCCGACAAACTCCAGAGCATGGGACTCGTCGCCCGTCAGCCTCATCCCGCCGACGGCCGCAAGCGCACCCTGACCCTCACCGAACACGGCCACGAACTGTGGGATGCGCTCAGAACGCGGCTGCACGCCTCCGGGCTGTTCGCCGGTCTCGACGCGCAGGAACAGGACACCTTGCTCGCGCTGCTGACGAAAATGCGAACCCCGCACCACCCATAG
- a CDS encoding CbtA family protein has product MMKTLLVRGMLAGLIAGVLAFGFAYAFGEPSVNAAIGLEESPDAPAPAEAHEEELVPRDIQSTVGLLTGVLVYGVAIGGLLSLAFAFAQGRLGTLRPRVTALLLTAGAFAVVFLVPFLKYPANPPAVGQPGTIGSRTELYFGFVAVSLLAGILATVFGRKLADRFGAWNGFLLAAAAYLVVIGVVAWLMPVVDEVPTSFPASTLWSFRTASVGTQLTLWLALGLVFGAFAEKALNRKAAVTA; this is encoded by the coding sequence ATGATGAAGACCCTGCTGGTCCGCGGCATGCTCGCGGGCCTGATCGCCGGCGTGCTCGCGTTCGGGTTCGCCTACGCCTTCGGCGAGCCGTCGGTGAACGCCGCCATCGGGCTCGAGGAGTCCCCCGACGCTCCCGCTCCCGCCGAAGCGCACGAAGAGGAACTGGTCCCCCGGGACATCCAGAGCACGGTCGGGCTGCTGACCGGCGTCCTGGTCTACGGCGTCGCGATCGGCGGGCTGCTCTCGCTCGCGTTCGCGTTCGCCCAGGGACGGCTCGGCACCCTCCGCCCGCGGGTGACGGCGCTGCTGCTCACCGCGGGCGCGTTCGCCGTGGTGTTCCTGGTGCCGTTCCTGAAGTACCCGGCCAACCCGCCCGCGGTGGGGCAGCCGGGCACGATCGGCTCGCGGACCGAGCTGTACTTCGGGTTCGTCGCCGTCTCGCTGCTGGCCGGCATCCTCGCCACGGTGTTCGGCCGCAAGCTCGCCGACCGCTTCGGCGCGTGGAACGGCTTCCTGCTCGCCGCGGCGGCCTACCTCGTCGTGATCGGCGTCGTCGCCTGGCTGATGCCGGTGGTCGACGAGGTCCCGACGTCGTTCCCGGCGTCGACGCTGTGGAGCTTCCGGACCGCTTCGGTCGGCACTCAGCTGACGCTGTGGCTCGCGCTGGGCCTGGTGTTCGGCGCGTTCGCGGAGAAGGCGCTGAACCGGAAGGCCGCCGTCACCGCCTGA
- the cobC gene encoding Rv2231c family pyridoxal phosphate-dependent protein CobC: MAVADSASAGGYDLHHHGDREVAPGLVDLAVNVRLPRPPAWLRAELVSALDDLAAYPSSVDATEAVAARHGRPPAEVLVTAGAAEAFTLLASAFRPRRAVVVHPQFTEPEAALRAAGHEVSRVILAEPDGFVLDPALVPADADLVFVGNPTNPTSVLHPAAVLRSLARPGRLLVVDEAFLDAIPGEVESLAPGFPGVVVLRSLTKTWGLAGLRAGYVLASADVVERLRAVQVPWSVSTLAGVATVACCRPSALEEAEKLAIAAESDREYLVSGLTAAGVPVLGDPRGPFVLVRVPDGASLRARLREAGYAVRRGDTFPGLGPDHLRLAVRDRATTDAFLTAVREIS; this comes from the coding sequence ATGGCGGTGGCTGATTCCGCCTCCGCGGGAGGATACGACCTCCATCACCACGGCGACCGCGAGGTCGCGCCGGGGCTGGTCGACCTCGCCGTGAACGTCCGGTTGCCGCGGCCGCCCGCGTGGTTGCGTGCGGAGCTGGTGTCCGCTTTGGACGACCTCGCCGCCTATCCGTCCTCGGTGGACGCCACGGAGGCGGTGGCCGCACGGCACGGCCGTCCTCCTGCCGAAGTGCTGGTCACCGCGGGCGCGGCGGAGGCGTTCACGCTGCTGGCCTCGGCGTTCCGGCCGCGTCGCGCGGTGGTCGTGCATCCGCAGTTCACCGAGCCGGAAGCGGCGTTGCGGGCGGCGGGGCACGAGGTCTCGCGCGTGATCCTGGCCGAACCGGACGGTTTCGTCCTCGACCCGGCGCTCGTGCCGGCCGACGCGGACCTGGTGTTCGTCGGCAACCCGACGAACCCGACCTCCGTGCTGCACCCGGCCGCGGTCCTGCGTTCCCTGGCCCGGCCCGGACGGCTGCTCGTGGTCGACGAGGCGTTCCTGGACGCGATCCCGGGCGAGGTCGAGAGCCTGGCGCCAGGTTTCCCGGGCGTCGTCGTGCTGCGCAGCCTGACGAAGACGTGGGGCCTGGCGGGGCTTCGAGCGGGTTACGTGCTCGCTTCGGCCGACGTCGTCGAGCGGTTGCGGGCGGTCCAGGTGCCCTGGTCGGTGTCCACGCTGGCCGGGGTGGCGACGGTGGCGTGCTGCCGTCCGTCCGCTTTGGAGGAAGCGGAAAAGCTGGCGATCGCGGCGGAGTCGGACCGCGAGTACCTGGTGTCCGGCCTGACGGCGGCGGGGGTACCGGTGCTGGGCGACCCCCGCGGCCCGTTCGTGCTGGTCCGCGTGCCCGATGGCGCTTCACTGCGCGCGCGCCTGCGTGAGGCGGGCTACGCGGTCCGCCGCGGGGACACGTTCCCCGGTCTCGGCCCGGACCACCTGCGACTGGCCGTCCGCGACCGCGCGACGACGGACGCGTTCCTGACCGCGGTGCGCGAAATTTCGTAA